Within Deinococcus actinosclerus, the genomic segment CGGCGCAGCGCCTCGCGCGCCAGTTCCTCGCTGCCGCCGCGCAGGGCCTCCTCGGCCTTCTTCTCGTACTCGCTGGCCATGCGGCGGTTGGTGTTCGCCTCGCGTTCCAGCTTGGCGTTCTGGCTCATGGCGGCGGCCACTTCGCTGCGCGCCTCGGCGTAGGCGGCGCGCATGTCACGCAGCGCCTGGTCGATGATCTTGGCGGGGTCCTCGGCCTTGCTGATCAGGTCGTTCACGTTCGCGCGCAGCAGGCGCGACAGGCGGTCAAGGATACTCATGCTGGTTCCTCCTGTGAGATGGGGCTCGGGCTCGGCCCGCAGCTTACCGCCCACCAGTACGCCCCCGCATGCGCCTGCGTTCCCCCGGGGCCGTCCCCTAAGAACAGGTAAAGACCCCCAGGGACGCCAAACCGAGAGGGGCCCGCAGGCCCCCCGGTGTTGTCGTGCTGTCCCTTGCCGCTTCAGAACACGATGGGTTTGAGGCCCACGCTGTCGGACCCGCACGCCACCGTCAGGACGCCGCCGTTCGGGGTGGCGGTGCAGCCCAGCGCCCGCAGGCCGGCGAGCGGGAAGATCAGGTTCTTGCCGTCCGTGGCCGGCGCCAGCGGCAGTTCAACCGCCCCCGCGTCGGTCTGCGCGGCGCGCGCGCCCACCGTGACGGTCAGGGTGCCCTGATCGGCGTTCGACAGCCGGTACTTCCCGCCCCCCAGCGCGCTGACCTTCACCACGCCCACCAGGTCACTGCCCAGCACATAGGGCTGCCCCTTGACGACCCCGGCGGGCGCGGCCACCCTGGCCGGTGCGGCGGCGGCCTTGACAGTGGGCGCCGCGTCCACCACGACCAGCGTCTCCTTGTCGCCCAGCGCGCTGAGCAGCACGAAGTTCGCCGGGGTGTCCTTGACGGGCAGCACGCTCGCCTTGCCGGTGGTTTTCCAGTCCCCGGCGCGGGCGGCCAGCTTGCCCTTGACCAGCGGGCGCAGGGTCGCGGCGGGCGTCTGCACGTACAGGCACACGGCGTTCACGCTGAGCTTCAGGCTGGCGGGGCAGTCCATCAGGCGGCCCTTGACGACCGAGCCGACCTCGACGGCCAGGGCGCTGACCGTCTTGTTCGTTGCCGTGGAGGCCGCGCCCTTGACCGGCGGGGCGGTCGTGGCCGGGGCGGTCTGGGCAAGGCTGGCCGGGGCCAGCAGGGCCAGCGACAGGGTGGCACTCAGGGGAAGACGCATGGTGAGCATGCTAGAGCGCCCGCATGAGAAAGCTCGCCGTCCCATGAACGCCGTCCCTCATCCGCCCGGCCAGCGGTCAGGCCGGCCGCGCCCAGTCGCCCGTGACACTGGCCCGGTCCGGGCGGCGGCGCCCCCCCATGCGCTACCCTGCCCGCGTGACCCGCTCCGGCCTGCAAGACACCATCACCGCCATCGCCACCGCTCCCGGCAGCGCGGGCGTGGGTATCGTGCGCGTCAGCGGCCCTGCGGCGCTGACCGTCGCCGACCGGGTCTTCCGCGGGAAGCGGCGGCCCTCGCGCACGCCTGGCGGCCGGTTCCTGTTCGGGCACCTGCTAGACGCCTCGGGCGAGGTGCTCGACGAGGGCCTGTGCCTGATCTTCAAGGGGCCGCGCAGCTACACCGGCGAGGACGTCGCCGAACTCCAGACGCACGGCAGTCCAGCCGTCCTGGCCCGCGTCCTCCAGGCCACCCTGGACTGCGGCGCGCGCCCCGCCCGGCCCGGCGAGTTCACGCTGCGCGCGTACCTGAGTGGCCGCCTGGATCTCGCGCAGGCCGAGGCTGTGCTGAACCTCATCGAGGCGCAGACCGACACCGCCCGCCGGCAGGCCACGCTGGGCCTCAGCGGCGCACTGGGCGAGCGGGTGGACGGCGTGGCGCGGGGCGTGACCCGTACCCTGGCGGCCATTCAGGCACTTCTCGACTACCCCGAGGAAGGCGTGCCCGACGAGGACCGTATCCTTCCCCTGGCTCAGGCCGAGGCGGACCTGCGGGACCTGCTGGCGTCCGCGCGGGCCGGGCAGGTCGCCACGCGCGGCGCGCGCCTCGCGCTGATCGGGCGGCCCAACGCGGGCAAGAGCAGCCTCCTGAACGCCCTGCTCGGCTTTGAACGCAGCATCGTCACGCCCATCGCCGGAACCACCCGCGACTACCTGGAGGCCGCCGTGGAACTCGCCGGGGTGCCGGTCACGCTGGTGGACACGGCGGGCATCCGCGAGACCGGGGACGCCATCGAGGCCGCCGGGGTGCGGCAGGCGCTGAGCCTGGCGGGCGCCGCCGATCTGGTCCTGGCCCTGGAGGACGGCAGCGCCCCCCGCGAGGCGCTGCCCGCCGACCTGAGCGGCGCCCGCGTCATCCGCGTGCGGACGAAGGCCGACCTGCCGGGCGCCTGGACCGCCCCGGACGCGCTGGAGGTCAGCGCCGTGACCGGCGAGGGCCTGCCCGCCCTGCGCGACGCGGTCCAGCTGGCCCTGCTGGGCGACACGGCGCGCGGCGAGGCGTGGCTGACCACCGAGCGGCAGGCCGACGCCGCCCGCCGCGCCCTGACCCACATCCAGGCGGCCCGGAGCCTCCCGGACGACCTGGCCGGGTACGAGCTGGAAGAAGCCCTGCGCGCCCTGGCCGAACTGACCGGCCGGGACGTGCAGGAGGACGTGGTGGACGCCGTGTTCCGGAACTTCTGCGTCGGGAAGTAAGGCGGCGGGGCCAGGGTGGCTCACCTGACCGGAGGCCCACGCCCTGACCCGGCTGAGGTCAGGTGGGGGAGGCGGCCTGTTGCGACAGCCACTCGGGGTCCGGCGCCACGAATTCCA encodes:
- the mnmE gene encoding tRNA uridine-5-carboxymethylaminomethyl(34) synthesis GTPase MnmE, with product MTRSGLQDTITAIATAPGSAGVGIVRVSGPAALTVADRVFRGKRRPSRTPGGRFLFGHLLDASGEVLDEGLCLIFKGPRSYTGEDVAELQTHGSPAVLARVLQATLDCGARPARPGEFTLRAYLSGRLDLAQAEAVLNLIEAQTDTARRQATLGLSGALGERVDGVARGVTRTLAAIQALLDYPEEGVPDEDRILPLAQAEADLRDLLASARAGQVATRGARLALIGRPNAGKSSLLNALLGFERSIVTPIAGTTRDYLEAAVELAGVPVTLVDTAGIRETGDAIEAAGVRQALSLAGAADLVLALEDGSAPREALPADLSGARVIRVRTKADLPGAWTAPDALEVSAVTGEGLPALRDAVQLALLGDTARGEAWLTTERQADAARRALTHIQAARSLPDDLAGYELEEALRALAELTGRDVQEDVVDAVFRNFCVGK